In Antarcticibacterium arcticum, the genomic stretch TGTTGCTGCATTATTAGGGGTACTTACAGTACCGGCTTAGTCCTTAAAATTTTTAGACCCTGTTCGCAACGGTTGGTTGCGAACAGGTTTTAAATGATGTTTTTGATTAAAATATAATTCTTTATATAAATTGATATGGATTTAATTACTCCTGAAATTGGCTTGTTCTTTTGGCAAACCATCGTTTTTTTAGTTCTCATCTTTATAATGGCCAAATTTGCCTGGAAACCTATTCTGGGAGCTGTTAAAGACAGAGAGGATTCTATCAACACTGCATTGGCTTCTGCTGAAGATGCCAGAAAAGAAATGCAGAATTTACAGGCAGATAATGAGAAGCTGTTACAGGAGGCCCGAGCTGAGCGTGATGCCATCTTAAAAGAAGCCCGTGTGATCAAAGAAAAAGTTATAGCCGATGCTTCTGCTGAAGCCCAGGCAAAAGCCGATAAGATCGTAGCACAGGCACAGGTTGTTATACAGAATGAGAAGAATGCTGCTGTTGCTGAAATTAAAGATCAGGTAGCTACTTTGTCTATTCAAATTGCCGAGAAAATTGTGCGTGAGGAATTATCCTCAAAAGAAAAACAACAACGTTTGGTAGAGCAAATGTTGGATGATGTTACTTTAAACTAGAGTTATGAAAGGAACCAGGGCAGCACAACGTTATGCCAAGGCTATTTTGGACCTTGCAAAGGATCAAAATGTATCTGAGGTGGTGAACAAAGATATGGAGTCCATATCTCAAACCATCACTGCCAGTGATGAACTTCAGGATGTTCTGGCTAGCCCCGTTGTAAAGGCCGATCTTAAAAAGAACGCCCTTCGCGAAATTTTTAAAGATGCACATTCAATTACATTGGGTGCTTTTGACATTCTGTTGGAAAACAACAGGATCATTATTCTAAAAGCGGTAGCTCAAAAATATAACGAGCTTTACAATGAACTGAATAATATCCAGGTTGCTACTGTTACCACCGCAATTCCTTTGGATACCAGCCTTGAAGCAAAGATCCAGGATAAGATAAAAGAGCTTACCGGAAACAGTGCTACAATAAAAAACATTACAGATCCCGCTATCATAGGAGGATTTATCCTTAGGATTGGAGATCTTCAATATAATGCTAGTGTTGCCAGAAGCTTAAAAGATCTAAAAAGAGAATTTAGCAACAATACATATATATCAAAAATTTAATTAAAACAGAGGCGCTCAAGGCGTTTCAATTTTATTCTAAATAATTATGGCCGAAGTAAATCCTGCTGAAGTTTCAGCAATATTAAAAAAACAGCTTTCAGGTTTCGAAGCAAAAGCTTCTCTTGATGAAGTAGGAACCGTTCTTACCGTAGGTGATGGTATTGCTCGTGTATATGGTTTGGCAAATGCCCAGTACGGGGAATTGGTTGAATTTGAAAGCGGACTGGAAGGAATTGTATTAAACCTGGAAGAAGACAACGTAGGGGTAGTACTTTTAGGACCATCAAAAGAGATCAAAGAAGGTTCTGTTGCAAAAAGAACAGAGCGTATTGCATCTATTAAAGTAGGTGAAGGAATTACCGGAAGGGTTCTGGATACTTTAGGATTTCCTATTGACGGGAAAGGCCCTATCCAGGGTGAAACCTTTGAAATGCCATTGGACCGTAAAGCTCCCGGGGTAATTTACAGAGAGCCAGTTACCGAGCCGCTTCAAACCGGGATCAAAGCTATTGATGCTATGGTACCTGTAGGGAGAGGGCAAAGGGAATTGGTAATTGGTGACCGTCAAACCGGTAAAACCGCAGTTTGTATTGACACCATTCTAAACCAAAAAGAATTTTATGATGCAGGGGAACCTGTATTCTGTATATATGTTGCTATAGGGCAAAAAGCTTCTACTGTTGCAGGTATTGCAAAAGTACTTGAAGACAGAGGTGCTATGGCATACACCACTATTGTAGCTGCAAATGCATCAGATCCTGCTCCAATGCAGGTATATGCTCCATTTGCAGGTGCTGCTATCGGGGAGTATTTTAGAGATACCGGTCGTCCTGCCCTTATCGTGTATGATGATCTTTCAAAACAAGCAGTAGCTTACCGTGAGGTTTCTTTATTGTTACGTCGCCCACCGGGACGTGAGGCTTACCCTGGAGACGTTTTCTTCCTTCACTCAAGATTACTTGAGCGGGCTGCAAAGATCATTAACAATGATGAGATTGCCAGCCAGATGAATGACCTTCCAGATTCTATAAGGCACCTGGTAAAAGGTGGCGGTTCCTTAACCGCTTTACCTCTTATTGAAACTCAGGCGGGAGACGTTTCGGCATATATTCCAACCAACGTAATTTCTATTACAGACGGGCAGATATTCCTAACTTCAGATTTGTTCAACTCGGGGGTTCGTCCTGCGATCAACGTAGGTATTTCGGTATCGCGTGTAGGGGGTAACGCTCAGATCAAATCAATGAAAAAAGTGGCTGGTACCTTGAAATTAGACCAGGCGCAATATCGTGAGCTTGAAGCTTTCGCTAAGTTTGGATCTGATCTTGATGCCGCGACTATGAATGTTATTGAAAAAGGGAAGAGAAACGTGGAGATCTTAAAGCAGGCGGAAAATGATCCTTATCCGGTTGAAGACCAGATCGCGATTATCTTTGCAGGTTCTAAAAACCTGTTGAGAAACGTTCCTGTAGAAAGAGTAAAAGAGTTTGAAAGAGAATACCTTGAGTACCTGAACATGAAACATCGTGATGTTCTTGATGGCCTTAAAGCCGGAAAGCTTACAGATGAGATCACAGACACACTTACTAAAGTAGCTAAGGAGCTTTCAGATAAATATAAGAAGTAGTATTGAGTATAGAGAATTGAGATTTCAGTTTTCTGTAGTTAAAAGAATATAATAAAGTATTGAGTAATTAGATCTCATATCTAACTACTCAATACTCAATACTAAGAAAAATGGCAAATTTAAAAGAATTACGTAGCAGGATCACATCGGTATCATCTACCATGCAGATCACCAGTGCCATGAAAATGGTTTCTGCTGCCAAATTGAACAGGGCACAGGATGCTATCACAAAAATGCGTCCTTATTCTCAAAAGTTGACCGAGCTTCTTCAAAGCCTAAGCGCTACCCTTGAAGGGGATACAGGTAGTAAATATGCCGAACAGAGAGAGGTAAATAAAGTATTAATCGTAGCCATATCTTCCAACCGGGGGCTTGCAGGAGCTTTTAACACCAACATCGTTAAAGGAGTTAGACAACTTGTGGAAACTCAATATGCAGGTAAGGATGTGAAGCTTTTGACCATTGGTAAAAAAGCGGCCGATGTTTTAAAGAAAGGTTTTAGCATTTCAAAGAATAACAATGCCATTTACGATACTTTAGATTATGCCCATGTTGCAGAGATCGCAGAAGATCTAATGCAATTATTTCTTGAAGAAAAGTATGATGAGATTGTGATCATCTACAACCAGTTTAAAAATGCTGCCACTCAAATTGTCACCACTGAACAGTTTTTGCCAATTCAAAAATTTGAGACTGACGAAAATGTAACTTTAGATTATATTTTTGAACCGGGTAAACTGGAGATAGTAAAGGATCTTATTCCAAAATCACTTAAAATGCAGCTTTTCAAAGCTATGAGTGATTCGCTTGCTGCTGAACATGGTGCACGTATGACAGCGATGCACAAGGCTACAGATAATGCAACCGAATTAAGGAATGCCCTTAAGTTATCTTACAACAAAGCCCGCCAGGCTTCCATTACCAATGAGATCCTTGAGATCGTTGGTGGGGCTGAAGCTTTGAATAACTAGATATATATTTTTTTTATAGCAAAAACCCCTGCATAACTGCGGGGGTTTTTCTTTTGGCAAGCATTTTGTTTTGTTAACTTTAGAACTTAATTCCAGAACCATGAAGTATTTCTATTTTTTATTCAGCGCGATCATAACAACTGCATTATTCACCAATTGTGCAGGCAATAAAGACCTTCAGGAACGACCTCCGGCGCAATTTGGAGGTGTGTATACGATGACGGATGCTTCTTCGGTTCATTTGTTCATACCGGTAAAAACCCTTCAAACAAATCGGGTAAGTCTGGATAGTGTATATTTTCGTGGCATGAGTGCCCCTTTGGAACAAGATGATTTAACCCCGGGAATGTATAGCGCACGATTTAATACCGGTAAGCCGGACTTAATTATGAGTTCTGATACAAGAGAGGAATACGCCAATAAAATGCCTGTAAAGGCTGGAAAATCCCCTTTTAGCCTTGAAGAAGATGAAGCTATTCTGGTGTTTTCCCAAAACAACAAGACCAAATACTACAAAATTACCGGGATCAGGGAGCGGGAAGCAAATTAAATAGCCCGTTTTTGGTAATGTTTGTCAGGAAATTAGGATATTTAGACCCTAAATAAATTCCCTTTTGAGCAGTTTAAAAAAACTTTTTCAGCAAACCTTTATTTATGGGCTTGCAACGGTCTTACCGCGAATGTTGAGTTTTTTACTGGTGCCTTTATATACAGATGTTCTTCCTGTAAGAGAATATGGGGAATTCTCCATTATTATTTCCTGGATCGTACTTTTTAACGTGCTCCTTGCCTACGGGATGGAGACCGCGTTTTTTCGGTTTTTTCATAAGGAAAAGGACAAAGGCCTTGTTGTCTCAACAGCAGCGCTTTCAATAATTTTCACTTCGGTACTCTTCTTTGTACTGGCTTTTTTATTAAGCAGTCAGCTATCAGATCTATCGGGAATTAGGGAAGATTATATTCATTATACCTTATTTATTTTGCTTCTTGACGCGCTGGTGATAATTCCTTTTGCGTGGTTAAGAGCAAATGAAAAACCGGTAAAATACGCCATCATTAAAATTCTGAATGTCGCCGTTAATTTGGGATTGAATGTCTTTTTACTTTTGTTTTTGCCAAAAATGGCTGCGGGAAATTCCGGTGGGATAGTAGCTGAAATGTATGTTCCTGATTTTGAGATCTCCTATATTTTTATCTCCATGATCATTGCGAGCAGCATAACGCTTTTAATGGTGATCTCCTTTTACACTAAAGTAGGGTATAGCTTCAGCACAGCTTTATGGACACGAATGATGCGTTATGCGTATCCCGTTTTGATCGCGGGGGTAGCTTTCGCCATAAATGAAACTTTTGACCGAATCCTGCTGGATTGGTTTTTACCTGAAAATATTGCTGAAGAAGCCGTGGGAGCGTATGCCGCCTGTTACAAGCTTGCAATTTTCATGACTCTTTTTGCTACCGCCTTCAGGATGGGAATAGAGCCTTTCTTTTTTAGCCATGCAGGGGAAAAAAACGCACAGAAAACGTACGCTTTAATTACCCGGTATTTCGTAGCTTTTGGATCTGTGATCCTTGTTACGGTGGTTGTATTTGCCGATTTTCTGAAAATTCTCCTCATTAGAAACAGCGATTACTGGGAGGCAATGAAAATAGTTCCGTTAATATTGCTTGCAAATTTCTGTTTGGGTATATATCATAATTTGTCAGTTTGGTATAAGGTGACAGACCGCACCCGCTTTGGAGCTTTTATTTCTGTAGGCGGGGCCATAATAACTCTGGCGGTAAACTTTTTGCTTATTCCAACTATGAGCTATATGGGATCTGCCATTGCAACTGTTGGGGCCTATGGCACAATGATGATCCTTTCGTATTATTTTGGCCAGAAATATTATCCAATTCCCTACGACCTCAGGAAAATAGGATTATACCTTACAGGATCTGTATTAATCTCGGGGATATCATTCTATATTTTCCCAAATAATTATTTAATAGGAATAAGTTTATGGCTGGCTTTTTTAACTTTGGTCTTTCTTCAGGAAAAAACTGCTGTGAAACAATTAATTTTTAAAAGATGACAATCAAAATAATCAACCGGTCTTCCCATGATCTCCCTAATTATGAAACAGGAGCATCGGCAGGAATGGATCTTCGTGCCAATATAACAGAGTCTGTTACGTTAAAGCCTTTGGAAAGAAGTATTATTAAAACAGGACTTTTTATAGAACTTCCGGTTGGTTACGAAGCGCAGGTTAGGCCAAGAAGTGGCCTCGCTGCGAAAAAAGGAGTAACAGTGCTTAATTCCCCGGGGACTGTAGATGCAGATTACAGGGGGGAAATAGGAGTGATCCTTGTAAATCTTTCCAATGAAGACTTTACTGTGGAAAATGGAGAGCGGATTGCCCAGTTGATTATTGCCAAACATGAACGCGCGGTATGGGAAGAAGTTGACTTGCTGGAAGAAACCTCGAGAGGAGCAGGTGGCTTTGGCAGTACAGGTACAAAATAGAAACAGAACATTAAAACAGTGGATTTGATAGAAGTTCTAAGCTAACACAAAGCCCGGATTTCTATAAATATTTCACTATTCAACAATAAAAAATAATGAAAATAATAGTTCCAATGGCAGGACGTGGTTCACGTCTAAGGCCCCATACATTAACAGTTCCCAAACCGTTAATTCCCATCGCCGGAAAACCCATAGTGCATCGTCTTGTTGAGGATATAGCAAAGGTGCTCGATGAAAAAATTGATGAAATTGCTTTTATTATTGGTGCCGATTTTGGGGAAAAAGTGGAAACCGATCTAAAAAATATTGCTGAAAGCCTTGGGGCCAAGGGCACAATTTATTATCAGGATAAACCCCTTGGTACAGGACATGCCATCATGTGTGCTAAAGATTCGCTTTCCGGCCCTGCTGTAATTGCATATGCTGATACACTTTTTAAAGCAGATTTTACGTTAAACAAAGAAGCCGACGCGGTTATATGGGTAAAAAAAGTGAGCAACCCTGCGGCTTATGGAGTGGTAAAACTCAATGATAATAACCAGATCACAGATCTTGTAGAAAAACCTGAAGAATTTGTTTCAGATCTTGCAGTAATAGGAATCTATTATTTCAAAGATGTTTCGGTTCTCAAGAATGAATTGCAGGAGGTGTTGGATAAGAACATCATTCGCGGGGGGGAATACCAAATCAATGACGGGATAGAGGCCATGAAGCAGAAAGGTGCTGTTTTTGTTCCCGGCCAGGTAGATGAATGGATGGACTGCGGGAATAAGGATGTAACGGTTGAAACCAATGGGCGGATGCTAAAATTTTTACATCAGGATGGTATAAAGCTTATTTCCAATTCAGTAAAGATCACAAATTCAGAGATCACAGAACCTTGTTTCATTGGCGAGAACGTGGTGCTTAATAATGCTAAAATAGGGCCTAATGTATCTCTGGGAGATGGTTGTATAGTGGAAGATTCCACCATAAAAAACAGCCTTATCCAGGAGTTTTCAGAAGTGAGAAATGCACAACTGGATAACGCGATGATTGGAAGTTTTGCTAAATTTAATGGCAGGTTTACCCAGATAAGCATTGGAGATTATTCTGTACTTGAATAGTCCCGGGGAAAGATTTCCTGCTACTTGAAAGAATGCCTGTTTAGAAGATAAAGGATGATTAGGAAAATCTGCATATATATTCCTGTTTTAATGGCTCTGCTACTTTCTTTCCCGGTAACGGGTCAGGAGAGGGATATTATTTTACAGGACGTAAATGAAGATGATCTGGGGAATGTATCTGATGCTTTTCAGGAAAATTTCTTTGAAGCCCTAAAGCAAAAAGGAATAGAAAATTACGAGAAGGCCATCACTGCTTTGCTTAAGTGTGAAAAGGTGGAGCCAGGGAATGCTGTTGTTCATTTTGAACTTGGAAAAAATTACCGGTTTTTAAAGGATTATGATGCCGCAATCCAGAGCCTCCAAAAAGCAAACAGGCTAAAACCAAATCAGGAGTGGGTAATGGTTGAGTTGATGGAGACCTATTATTTAAATAATGATTTTGAGCCGGCAATTTTGATTGCTAAAAAACTGGTACCTTTTAACAGTAAATACCAGAATAACCTTGCCGATCTATATTTTAAATCTCAAAAATATGATGAATTGCTTGCGCTGCTAGATGAGCTTGATGCCCAGTTGGGGATCAATGAATTCAGGCTCGGGTTGCGGCAGCAGATCTATACAATGACAGATAATACCCCGGCCCAGATCCAGGTATTAAAGGATGCCATTAAGGCAACTCCCGAAAATGAAATGAATTACCTCAACCTGGTATTTGTTTACAGTGCAGAGGGGATGACACAGCAAGCTTTTAAAGCTGCTGAAGAAATGCGGGAAAAATTTCCTTCTTCCAAGGTGGTGCATCTCGCCTTATATAAATTTTATCTGGATTCAAATAATACCGCAGCTGCCGTAGAATCTATGAAAACGGTTTTAATTTCTGAGGAAATAGATCCTGAATCAAAATTCAAAGTTCTGAATGATTTTTTAGGATTTGTAAATGAAAATCCTGAATACGAGAAGGATCTTAAAGAGGTTATCACTCTATTTGCTGAAAGTGAAAACAGCCCAGGTATCTACCAGAAACTGGGAGAATACTACCTGCTGAAGGGGCAAAAGGAACAGGCATTGACTTTTTTTGAAATGGGAATTTCCGGAAACCTGGATAATATTGACCTGTTACAGCGTATTCTTTTACTACAACTGGACCTTGGGAGATATGATGAAGCAGCAAGAAGAAGCGGGGAGGCACTGGATCTTTTTCCGGGACAGCCACTCTTATATTTAATAAGAGGGATCGCATTAAATAACCAAAAGGAATTTAAGGGCGCCGAACAAATACTTACATTTGGCCTGGATTATGTAATAGATAATAAAAAAATGGAAGTTGACTTTTTAGAGCAACTTGCCATTGCTTCATCCGGGTTGGGAAATGCTGCCAAAGCAAAGGAATATCGGGATAGGGCAAATGAAATTA encodes the following:
- a CDS encoding F0F1 ATP synthase subunit B; amino-acid sequence: MDLITPEIGLFFWQTIVFLVLIFIMAKFAWKPILGAVKDREDSINTALASAEDARKEMQNLQADNEKLLQEARAERDAILKEARVIKEKVIADASAEAQAKADKIVAQAQVVIQNEKNAAVAEIKDQVATLSIQIAEKIVREELSSKEKQQRLVEQMLDDVTLN
- the atpH gene encoding ATP synthase F1 subunit delta encodes the protein MKGTRAAQRYAKAILDLAKDQNVSEVVNKDMESISQTITASDELQDVLASPVVKADLKKNALREIFKDAHSITLGAFDILLENNRIIILKAVAQKYNELYNELNNIQVATVTTAIPLDTSLEAKIQDKIKELTGNSATIKNITDPAIIGGFILRIGDLQYNASVARSLKDLKREFSNNTYISKI
- the atpA gene encoding F0F1 ATP synthase subunit alpha; translated protein: MAEVNPAEVSAILKKQLSGFEAKASLDEVGTVLTVGDGIARVYGLANAQYGELVEFESGLEGIVLNLEEDNVGVVLLGPSKEIKEGSVAKRTERIASIKVGEGITGRVLDTLGFPIDGKGPIQGETFEMPLDRKAPGVIYREPVTEPLQTGIKAIDAMVPVGRGQRELVIGDRQTGKTAVCIDTILNQKEFYDAGEPVFCIYVAIGQKASTVAGIAKVLEDRGAMAYTTIVAANASDPAPMQVYAPFAGAAIGEYFRDTGRPALIVYDDLSKQAVAYREVSLLLRRPPGREAYPGDVFFLHSRLLERAAKIINNDEIASQMNDLPDSIRHLVKGGGSLTALPLIETQAGDVSAYIPTNVISITDGQIFLTSDLFNSGVRPAINVGISVSRVGGNAQIKSMKKVAGTLKLDQAQYRELEAFAKFGSDLDAATMNVIEKGKRNVEILKQAENDPYPVEDQIAIIFAGSKNLLRNVPVERVKEFEREYLEYLNMKHRDVLDGLKAGKLTDEITDTLTKVAKELSDKYKK
- the atpG gene encoding ATP synthase F1 subunit gamma; its protein translation is MANLKELRSRITSVSSTMQITSAMKMVSAAKLNRAQDAITKMRPYSQKLTELLQSLSATLEGDTGSKYAEQREVNKVLIVAISSNRGLAGAFNTNIVKGVRQLVETQYAGKDVKLLTIGKKAADVLKKGFSISKNNNAIYDTLDYAHVAEIAEDLMQLFLEEKYDEIVIIYNQFKNAATQIVTTEQFLPIQKFETDENVTLDYIFEPGKLEIVKDLIPKSLKMQLFKAMSDSLAAEHGARMTAMHKATDNATELRNALKLSYNKARQASITNEILEIVGGAEALNN
- a CDS encoding oligosaccharide flippase family protein; its protein translation is MSSLKKLFQQTFIYGLATVLPRMLSFLLVPLYTDVLPVREYGEFSIIISWIVLFNVLLAYGMETAFFRFFHKEKDKGLVVSTAALSIIFTSVLFFVLAFLLSSQLSDLSGIREDYIHYTLFILLLDALVIIPFAWLRANEKPVKYAIIKILNVAVNLGLNVFLLLFLPKMAAGNSGGIVAEMYVPDFEISYIFISMIIASSITLLMVISFYTKVGYSFSTALWTRMMRYAYPVLIAGVAFAINETFDRILLDWFLPENIAEEAVGAYAACYKLAIFMTLFATAFRMGIEPFFFSHAGEKNAQKTYALITRYFVAFGSVILVTVVVFADFLKILLIRNSDYWEAMKIVPLILLANFCLGIYHNLSVWYKVTDRTRFGAFISVGGAIITLAVNFLLIPTMSYMGSAIATVGAYGTMMILSYYFGQKYYPIPYDLRKIGLYLTGSVLISGISFYIFPNNYLIGISLWLAFLTLVFLQEKTAVKQLIFKR
- the dut gene encoding dUTP diphosphatase, with the translated sequence MTIKIINRSSHDLPNYETGASAGMDLRANITESVTLKPLERSIIKTGLFIELPVGYEAQVRPRSGLAAKKGVTVLNSPGTVDADYRGEIGVILVNLSNEDFTVENGERIAQLIIAKHERAVWEEVDLLEETSRGAGGFGSTGTK
- a CDS encoding sugar phosphate nucleotidyltransferase: MKIIVPMAGRGSRLRPHTLTVPKPLIPIAGKPIVHRLVEDIAKVLDEKIDEIAFIIGADFGEKVETDLKNIAESLGAKGTIYYQDKPLGTGHAIMCAKDSLSGPAVIAYADTLFKADFTLNKEADAVIWVKKVSNPAAYGVVKLNDNNQITDLVEKPEEFVSDLAVIGIYYFKDVSVLKNELQEVLDKNIIRGGEYQINDGIEAMKQKGAVFVPGQVDEWMDCGNKDVTVETNGRMLKFLHQDGIKLISNSVKITNSEITEPCFIGENVVLNNAKIGPNVSLGDGCIVEDSTIKNSLIQEFSEVRNAQLDNAMIGSFAKFNGRFTQISIGDYSVLE
- a CDS encoding tetratricopeptide repeat protein; amino-acid sequence: MALLLSFPVTGQERDIILQDVNEDDLGNVSDAFQENFFEALKQKGIENYEKAITALLKCEKVEPGNAVVHFELGKNYRFLKDYDAAIQSLQKANRLKPNQEWVMVELMETYYLNNDFEPAILIAKKLVPFNSKYQNNLADLYFKSQKYDELLALLDELDAQLGINEFRLGLRQQIYTMTDNTPAQIQVLKDAIKATPENEMNYLNLVFVYSAEGMTQQAFKAAEEMREKFPSSKVVHLALYKFYLDSNNTAAAVESMKTVLISEEIDPESKFKVLNDFLGFVNENPEYEKDLKEVITLFAESENSPGIYQKLGEYYLLKGQKEQALTFFEMGISGNLDNIDLLQRILLLQLDLGRYDEAARRSGEALDLFPGQPLLYLIRGIALNNQKEFKGAEQILTFGLDYVIDNKKMEVDFLEQLAIASSGLGNAAKAKEYRDRANEINKTLN